A window of Zingiber officinale cultivar Zhangliang chromosome 5A, Zo_v1.1, whole genome shotgun sequence contains these coding sequences:
- the LOC121982151 gene encoding protein OBERON 3-like: protein MKRAKSSAYEEDLEGDAGEKLSWEDFPRRGRDPYRSSSSHRRPSYSRLDGAWKTGRPSLYDREHDAERSLRRRYDHETEHFDRRKGYNRHGDWPMLPSSPRDSYGSERIHRSESFSGLRREFPKGFRSERDRPRGEAGGSWLSWRSRSSKDLSSEEMVRKSSSIYSDSAGRRSHGASPDVHRRKMSSRDSASGEPSRKPETRPAEAVKRSREIGSSSSEMEEGELEPDLEPEARHVEPPSVDTKSGTVLDSDYCENRDPVNDCVHEEVLEKKLVLPDAMRLDDDDNVASGDGEDEKLANSLLETGNATDDIKCDQSVVLKELKEDRGDGEGCAKDDNEDKEVEGELCSIDLEVCKEGSICLQLEGKELVHNHPKQTSEEEVHMITSPTDHIQKENLEDNKEESKYDEAKVDVIQEHKMACPISSLQVEELMEEAQCNADTLEIIENEGKVETKRAHETDNEQDKEAEVANGKKHDTDIQLEVIQKEQAFFDLETGANSSITLPDHHMGTAVGTNDELVTLMLIRDQTPEKHLDKGKSLAISDSTKAHLLESGDPQEGSGRRGFELVFPSKTNQEEKAPTSRKVARNFAVKEPKSEPLDLSLALPGGLSNHSLKQAKPKLENSSCAGSMESLPSTLRTNTDEFGTSISFTSYQTILHDPSCSLTQNSPYLEDNIVGSHTTFGGLNQVSSGTTWQAHTSKNTKKNKSGLPFHSVQMNGNSSHTSLHSVSGQHNFKPNSPFQQSTLPRQISPTNSHVSHDSRCQPTKEMSRVVGKRSSGADQWNGEQPILNQLSVTEKIVYKIVSQPLQLNGRMLQEMSDQSVAYLKESICEMLTNKDKSSLLHLLQDVLRTRSDMTIETLSTCQRDLLEILLTIKTGYLDFIQKTNSLSSSSLVEIFLNLKCQNLSCGSLLPMDNCDCKMCTKKVGFCSACMCLVCSKFDDASNTCSWVGCDMCLHWCHTDCGLRDFHIRNVHTSIGEGFAEMQFHCIACGHTSEMFGFVREVFATCAKEWKAETLAKELQYVSRIFSPSNDVRGRRLHELADQMLLNLENNINQSEIVSQITTFLSESGSNIGNNPLLFTPKKSAKHEASQSNAISCSSQEQTQSIASGKAYAFENTVISIKDFDQFGRKAGDIGPAVSLEKKPTVDELERIIKFKQAEAKMYQQHADDARKEAMSLGHIVIARSSKIDEDYARQIENLRLSELEERRREKLKELQAAEKAHQEYCNVKMHMEADIKTLLLKIEATRQNLNA from the exons ATGAAGCGTGCGAAATCGTCGGCCTACGAGGAAGACTTGGAGGGCGACGCCGGCGAGAAGCTGAGCTGGGAGGACTTTCCGCGGAGGGGTCGCGACCCGTACCGCTCCTCCTCCTCCCACCGCCGCCCCTCCTACTCGAGGCTGGATGGCGCCTGGAAGACCGGCCGCCCGTCGCTGTACGACCGGGAACACGATGCCGAGCGGTCACTCCGGAGGCGGTACGACCACGAAACGGAGCACTTCGACCGGCGGAAAGGCTACAACCGGCACGGCGATTGGCCGATGCTGCCGTCGTCACCGCGGGACTCCTACGGGAGCGAGCGGATACACCGGTCGGAGAGCTTCTCGGGGCTAAGGAGGGAGTTCCCCAAGGGTTTCAGGTCGGAGCGTGACCGTCCTAGGGGAGAGGCCGGCGGGAGCTGGTTGTCTTGGAGATCGAGAAGTTCCAAGGATCTCTCTAGCGAGGAGATGGTGCGGAAATCTTCGTCGATCTACTCGGATTCGGCAGGGCGACGAAGCCACGGGGCGTCTCCAGATGTTCACAGAAGGAAAATGAGTTCTAGGGACTCCGCGAGCGGGGAACCGTCGAGGAAACCAGAGACGAGGCCAGCTGAGGCAGTAAAGAGGAGCAGAGAGATTGGCAGCAGCAGTAGCGAGATGGAAGAGGGGGAGCTCGAACCAGATCTCGAACCAGAAGCAAGACATGTAGAACCACCATCTGTTGATACCAAATCAGGCACTGTGTTGGATTCAGATTACTGCGAGAATAGAGATCCGGTGAATGATTGTGTTCATGAAGAAGTTTTGGAGAAGAAACTAGTGCTACCTGATGCAATGAGGTTGGATGATGATGATAATGTTGCTAGCGGTGACGGCGAAGATGAAAAATTGGCAAATTCCTTACTGGAAACGGGCAATGCAACTGATGATATAAAGTGCGACCAGTCTGTTGTCCTTAAGGAGCTGAAGGAGGACAGAGGGGATGGAGAAGGATGTGCCAAAGATGATAATGAGGATAAAGAAGTAGAGGGTGAATTGTGCAGCATAGATCTGGAGGTTTGTAAAGAAGGAAGCATCTGCCTACAGTTGGAAGGTAAGGAATTGGTGCACAATCACCCGAAGCAGACAAGTGAGGAAGAAGTTCATATGATAACATCTCCTACTGACCACATTCAGAAGGAAAATTTGGAagacaacaaagaagaaagcaaaTATGATGAAGCTAAAGTTGATGTCATACAGGAGCATAAGATGGCATGTCCAATTTCCTCTTTGCAGGTGGAGGAGTTGATGGAGGAAGCCCAATGCAATGCAGATACGCTTGAAATCATTGAAAATGAAGGTAAAGTTGAAACCAAAAGGGCGCATGAGACAGATAATGAACAAGACAAGGAAGCTGAAGTTGCAAATGGAAAGAAGCATGATACAGACATACAGCTTGAAGTCATACAAAAAGAACAGGCCTTTTTTGATCTTGAGACTGGTGCTAATAGTTCCATTACCTTACCTGATCATCATATGGGAACTGCTGTTGGTACTAATGACGAATTAGTGACACTGATGCTTATCAGGGACCAGACTCCGGAGAAGCACCTGGACAAAGGTAAAAGCCTTGCAATTTCTGACTCAACCAAAGCTCACCTTTTGGAAAGCGGTGATCCCCAGGAAGGATCTGGAAGAAGAGGTTTTGAGTTGGTCTTCCCATCCAAGACTAACCAAGAGGAGAAAGCACCCACTAGCAGGAAGGTTGCACGCAATTTTGCAGTTAAAGAGCCCAAAAGTGAGCCTTTggacctttctcttgctcttccTGGTGGATTGTCAAATCATTCCTTGAAACAGGCCAAGCCCAAGCTTGAGAATTCAAGCTGTGCTGGGAGCATGGAGTCATTGCCGTCCACACTGAGAACAAACACAGATGAATTTGGAACTTCGATCTCATTTACGAGCTATCAAACCATTCTTCATGATCCCAGTTGTTCTCTTACTCAGAATTCACCATACCTTGAAGATAACATAGTTGGTAGCCATACTACTTTTGGAGGGTTAAATCAGGTTTCAAGTGGTACGACATGGCAAGCTCACACGTCAAAGAACACTAAGAAGAACAAATCTGGCCTACCTTTCCATAGTGTACAGATGAATGGAAACTCTTCACATACATCACTTCATTCAGTGAGTGGTCAACATAATTTTAAACCCAATAGCCCATTCCAACAGTCAACTCTTCCGCGACAAATCTCCCCAACAAACAGTCATGTTTCTCATGATTCTAGATGTCAACCTACCAAAGAGATGAGTAGGGTGGTTGGGAAGAGAAGCAGTGGGGCTGATCAATGGAATGGTGAGCAGCCCATACTTAATCAATTAAGTGTCACGGAGAAGATTGTCTACAAGATTGTGTCACAACCTTTGCAACTGAATGGTAGAATGCTTCAGGAAATGTCTGATCAATCGGTAGCTTACTTGAAGGAAAGCATTTGTGAGATGCTGACCAACAAAGATAAAAGCAGCCTGCTGCATTTGTTACAAGATGTGCTTCGAACGAGGTCTGATATGACAATTGAAACACTGAGCACTTGTCAACGAGACCTGCTAGAGATCCTGCTGACCATAAAAACAGGTTATCTTGATTTTATTCAGAAAACAAACAGCTTGTCATCTTCCAGTTTGGTTGAGATCTTCCTGAATTTGAAATGCCAGAATCTCTCTTGTGGGAGTTTGTTGCCTATGGATAACTGTGACTGCAAGATGTGTACAAAGAAAGTTGGGTTCTGCAGTGCTTGTATGTGTCTTGTGTGCTCCAAGTTCGATGATGCATCGAATACCTGTAGTTGGGTTGGCTGTGACATGTGTCTCCATTGGTGCCACACAGATTGTGGATTGCGTGATTTTCATATTAGAAATGTGCATACATCTATAGGAGAAGGATTTGCTGAAATGCAATTTCACTGTATTGCTTGTGGCCATACTTCAGAGATGTTTGGCTTTGTTAGGGAAGTTTTTGCTACATGCGCCAAGGAGTGGAAAGCAGAAACCCTTGCTAAGGAACTTCAATATGTCAGCAGGATCTTCTCTCCCAGTAATGATGTACGGGGTAGAAGATTACATGAGTTAGCTGATCAGATGCTGCTGAATCTGGAGAACAATATTAATCAGTCTGAAATTGTTAGTCAGATTACGACATTTCTTTCAG AGAGTGGATCTAACATCGGAAACAATCCTTTACTCTTTACACCTAAGAAGTCAGCCAAACATGAGGCTAGCCAAAGCAATGCAATATCTTGCTCAAGCCAAGAGCAAACACAGTCGATCGCATCGGGAAAGGCATACGCTTTTGAAAATACAGTAATCTCCATCAAAGATTTTGACCAGTTTGGTAGGAAAGCTGGTGACATTGGACCAGCAGTGAGTCTAGAAAAGAAGCCAACAGTTGATGAACTGGAAAGGATCATAAAGTTCAAACAAGCTGAGGCCAAAATGTACCAACAGCATGCTgatgatgcaaggaaagaagctATGAGTCTTGGACATATTGTAATAGCTAGGAGTTCGAAAATTGATGAAGACTATGCAAGACAAATTGAAAATTTGCGACTGAGTGAGTTAGAGGAAAGACGTAGAGAAAAGCTTAAAGAACTACAAGCTGCAGAAAAGGCTCATCAGGAGTATTGCAATGTGAAGATGCATATGGAAGCAGATATCAAAACTCTATTGCTTAAAATAGAAGCCACAAGACAGAACCTAAATGCATGA